One window from the genome of Salvia miltiorrhiza cultivar Shanhuang (shh) chromosome 7, IMPLAD_Smil_shh, whole genome shotgun sequence encodes:
- the LOC130992609 gene encoding LOW QUALITY PROTEIN: UDP-glycosyltransferase 75C1-like (The sequence of the model RefSeq protein was modified relative to this genomic sequence to represent the inferred CDS: inserted 2 bases in 1 codon), with protein sequence MEQRHVLLVTFPAQGHINPALQFAKKLMSMGIHVTFATCTSARRRMAKSTTTNLTKGLTFVEFSDGFDDGFNMGDDVTKLMTEIRSHGSKALKDAIRTAADQSRPITTLIYTLLLPWASEVARDLHIPSALLWIQPATVLSIYYHYFNGFADEITANSDDPSWRIQIPGAPLLSKSDLPSFMLPSSSDAHALMLPTFKEQLEALDAETKPRVLVNTFDALEAEALGAIPGYEMIGVGPLIPSAFIDGKDPSDKSFGADLFEKSDDCIEWLNSKPQSSVVYVSFGSLLKLPKVQMEEIAKGLLDAGRPFLWVXFEELRWLKDLGEMGKIVAWCSQLEVLTHPSLGCFVTHCGWNSSLESLSCGVGVVAFPHWTDQGTNAKLIEDVWRIGVRVKPKEDGVVESGEIRRCVEEVMDGGQKSIQFRDNANKWKGLAREAAAENGSSTHNLTAFFHQLGLDR encoded by the exons ATGGAACAGCGCCACGTGCTCCTAGTAACCTTCCCGGCCCAAGGCCACATCAACCCTGCCCTTCAGTTCGCGAAGAAGCTGATGAGCATGGGCATCCACGTCACATTCGCCACCTGCACATCCGCACGCCGCCGCATGGCCAAGTCCACCACCACCAACCTAACCAAGGGCCTCACCTTCGTCGAATTTTCCGACGGATTCGACGACGGATTCAACATGGGCGACGACGTCACTAAGTTAATGACCGAGATACGAAGCCACGGCTCCAAGGCCTTGAAAGACGCCATCCGCACCGCCGCCGACCAGAGCCGCCCCATCACAACCCTAATCTACACCCTCCTCCTCCCCTGGGCGTCCGAGGTGGCGCGTGACCTCCACATTCCCAGCGCGCTTCTCTGGATCCAACCGGCCACCGTTTTGAGCATATACTACCACTACTTCAACGGTTTTGCAGACGAAATCACCGCAAACTCCGATGATCCCTCGTGGAGAATTCAGATCCCCGGAGCTCCGCTGCTCTCCAAGAGCGACCTCCCTTCCTTCATGCTTCCGTCAAGCTCGGACGCGCATGCCTTAATGCTCCCCACGTTTAAAGAGCAGCTCGAAGCGCTGGATGCAGAGACGAAGCCGAGAGTGCTCGTCAACACTTTCGACGCGTTGGAGGCGGAAGCGCTGGGCGCCATCCCCGGATACGAGATGATCGGAGTTGGCCCGTTGATTCCCTCCGCTTTCATCGACGGCAAGGATCCGTCCGATAAGTCGTTCGGCGCCGACCTCTTCGAGAAATCCGACGACTGCATCGAGTGGCTGAACTCGAAGCCCCAATCGTCGGTGGTTTACGTGTCGTTTGGCAGTCTGTTGAAGCTCCCGAAGGTGCAGATGGAGGAGATCGCCAAGGGCCTGCTCGACGCCGGTAGGCCGTTCCTGTGGGT GTTCGAGGAGTTGAGGTGGTTGAAGGATTTGGGGGAGATGGGGAAGATTGTGGCGTGGTGCTCCCAGCTCGAGGTCCTGACGCACCCGTCGCTGGGATGCTTCGTGACGCACTGCGGATGGAACTCGAGTCTGGAGAGCTTGTCGTGTGGGGTGGGCGTGGTGGCGTTCCCCCATTGGACGGATCAGGGGACCAATGCGAAGTTGATTGAGGATGTGTGGAGGATAGGAGTAAGAGTGAAACCGAAGGAGGATGGGGTCGTGGAGAGTGGGGAGATAAGGAGGTGTGTCGAGGAAGTGATGGATGGGGGTCAGAAGAGCATTCAATTCAGAGACAACGCCAACAAATGGAAGGGACTCGCCAGAGAAGCTGCGGCGGAAAATGGATCTTCTACGCACAATTTGACGGCTTTTTTTCATCAACTTGGACTTGATCGTTAA